The genomic stretch TCGGTTTAAAATAGAACAACATTTGTCAATGATTTACCCATCATAAATAAGTTAAGGCTGTATTCTTGTGAAGGACGTTTCTGCGAAATTCAAGAAACATCTCTCAAAAATTCAATATACTAAAATCAGTCATTTTGTTCAAATGCTATGCTCACTGATACTCTAAACACATTTTGCAATGCATAGAAAGTTGTACCTGCAGTAACCGTTTTCAGTATGGGAAAGGAAGATTAAATAAATATCGCATTACTGGAGAACTGAAGCAACAATTGACGATTGTGTTGAATAAATTGTACGTGTTACAAAGAAGAGGCGGAAAAAATGTTAGTCAGAGAAttgaaaagttaaaagaaaaaaatatgtctGAGGAAATGGTTAAATTTCAGTGACCTTTGCTCGTAGGAAGCAGTCACTTAAACTAACACGTGTTCCTCTGTTATGTTAAGTATTAAatctattgttttttaaatgcTAAACATCTACAAAGCTTGTTCTATTTTTACCCTAGTATTGATTTAGTGTAAAACTAGTGTCGAGGTGAATCAAACGACAGAAAGTGAAAATCGTCTAGCTTCCTCTCTGTGCGTTCGCGACATGATGacataaaaatacatgtatcaaGAAGAAATACATTTCGTAGGAATATAATTGGACGAATAAAATATCTTTCCTCTAGCAACCTTCATTTCAGGTTTTTAAATATATGTTTTGTCctttcaaataaatttaaaatttattaaattttaactagtttgtttttatatttttttacgaGACGTCTTTTTGTTCTaaggtttcaaaaatatccgtaGATATGATATATGGAGTCACTTAGCCTGTTTCAGAAACATAGAAAGTTTAAAAGTTCTAATCCCGGCTCTCGTATTTAGCAATTGTCTAATCCGCGGGTTACTCGATCAAGTATTAATCTAAGACGGTTTTAAGTATAAAATTGCATTTACAGTTTAAGtaataaaaaggtaaaaatggcATGCTCTGAGACAAATAAACGTCCAGAATGCATAGCCAtcataatattttctttcactATTCTAAAAAGCACTTTTAGCGCCTATATCAGAGGCCTTTgaactacataattatattttCCCTTAACCATGCACCCTTTCAACTCTGTGTAAGACGGCCTTTCCGACTGGATGCAAGAGAGTTTAACGGGCAAAACAGAGAAAATATCTATCCAACTTTTTGACGACCTTTGaggtttctgtttctttataaTGGAAAGAAACAAGCTCCCTACAAAAGAAGAATGGCTAAATTGTCCTATAAAACTGTGCAAACAAAGGGACTTCCATGTAAGCCTTTGTCAACTTGGAATAGCAAATCGGTCGATCGTTTTCGCAAAATGCAATTAAATAGTTGCTTgaatttaaataaagaaaacttgcAACATACGCTAAACAGTATTTATAATAAGTCATGATTTCTGCTCAGTGAAACAAAAACCGATGATTTTGCGCGAACCGTCTTCAGATTGGTTGTTCTGGGCAGCGCTCATTCTTTGGAACCTTGCAGTAAAATAAAACTCTCGTCTAGTgattcattttaagaaagaCTGGAAATTTCAACAAAGGTtctcaaaactattttttttcgtcTGAAAGTTGAATCATTTAAACGCAATTAGTAAAAAATACATTCATGGGTAGTatttttaatcctgaaaaaatttcCTAATCTTGACGCATTGTTATCTAAATACAAGCAAGAAATTCATTTCAAAGGAGGGAAAGAGATTGGTGATCGAATTAAAACTTAATTGCTTCCTTTTGACATCAACGGTGAGGAATTTCCTTGGAATAAAACGGCTAAAAGTAGCTTACCATTAGCTTAACTTACTAACTTCTCTGCATTGATCGTAAAATCCCTATAGTTTCACTGGCCGTTGGCCGTAAACACGGACTCGACTGCCAAAGTGATTCCACTAATTGCTGATAATGGCAGGATATCTTATCGACGCTTGGCACACGTGGTCGCAAATTGTACGCAACGACGCCAAATACAACAACATATAAATTCTCGGAGCCATAAGGCCGTTCCCGGGTTAGTAACTGCCATAAACAAATACCCAGTGAATAAATGTCCGCTTTTGGGGATGGTGTTTCTCCCTTGAGAAGTTCTGGTGCTCTATAAGCGAAAGTTCCTGTCAGGTACGAATAGGTTGGGCTAGCAGGTAGATTCTCACCATCATCCACAATTTGACTGCAACCGAAatctcctagtttgcaaatatCTTTGGAGTCAACTAGAATATTTGCAGGTTTAACATCCAAGTGAGCGATATCTTGTCCATGAATAAATTCTAACGCCATAGTTATATGAGAGGCGAATTTGATTCTTCTCTCCTCGTCAATAATTTCCTTTTCATTGTCCAAAATATTTCGTAAGGTTCTTGGACCGGCGAACTCCATAATTATCATTCTCTCGGAGAGAGGACGTTCTAAGCTTGAAGCTGCTAGTGTCCGAACAATGTAAGGATGACAGAACGAGGCAATAGAAGTTTCCGCTTGGAAACTCTGCAAGACCGCTCGCGGGTTTTTTGAGTTGGTGTTCATCTTTTTAACCGCAACCTTTTTTCCGCGAAATTTCCCCTCGTAAACAGAGCCAAAGCCACCGCTTCCAAGGAGCTTAGAAACTTGAACGAGGGCTGTTTCGTCGTCCGAGAGGATTTCGATCTCTTGAACAAAGGCCTTGCATTGAGGGGCCATTGTCTCTACAGTTTCTTTGGATCGACTGCGAATTAGCGGAAGCCTGTTGCTCGCTAGCATTTGTTGAGAGTATATTCGCCTCGATCCAAGAGGTTGGTTATCAGCTTTATGTCGAGATGAATTTCACAAGGCTGAGAAGGCCAGCTTCGTGGTGGAGTCTTTTGAGCGAAGTCCAGCTTCTTGCCTCCAAAAGAGGCCTCCAGATGAAGTCGCCAGCAACTTCGGTGGATATGCAAGCCACTGTTCTATTCAGCTGATGTAAAACAAGCAAACAGCTGGTCAGAGAGACTGACATTTAAAGCGCTA from Porites lutea chromosome 1, jaPorLute2.1, whole genome shotgun sequence encodes the following:
- the LOC140953100 gene encoding serine/threonine-protein kinase mos-like; this translates as MLASNRLPLIRSRSKETVETMAPQCKAFVQEIEILSDDETALVQVSKLLGSGGFGSVYEGKFRGKKVAVKKMNTNSKNPRAVLQSFQAETSIASFCHPYIVRTLAASSLERPLSERMIIMEFAGPRTLRNILDNEKEIIDEERRIKFASHITMALEFIHGQDIAHLDVKPANILVDSKDICKLGDFGCSQIVDDGENLPASPTYSYLTGTFAYRAPELLKGETPSPKADIYSLGICLWQLLTRERPYGSENLYVVVFGVVAYNLRPRVPSVDKISCHYQQLVESLWQSSPCLRPTASETIGILRSMQRS